One stretch of Lysobacter sp. TY2-98 DNA includes these proteins:
- a CDS encoding glycosyltransferase has product MILAIEMLLYAIIGLVSVYAFRHYAFTWIRLFRPPRDPYRDIDAADWPTVTVQIAAHNEERVIRYCLDALLTVDYPLDRLVIMPVNDRSVDATREIIDAYVERYPGLIRPFHRTGGSPAKPRH; this is encoded by the coding sequence ATGATCCTGGCGATCGAAATGCTGCTCTACGCGATCATCGGCCTGGTGTCCGTGTATGCGTTCCGGCATTACGCATTCACGTGGATCCGCCTGTTCCGCCCGCCGCGCGATCCGTATCGCGACATCGACGCGGCCGACTGGCCGACCGTCACCGTGCAGATCGCCGCGCACAACGAAGAGCGCGTGATCCGCTATTGCCTCGATGCGTTGCTGACGGTCGACTACCCGCTCGACCGGCTCGTGATCATGCCGGTCAACGACCGCTCCGTTGACGCGACGCGCGAAATCATCGACGCGTACGTTGAGCGGTATCCCGGCCTGATCCGCCCGTTCCATCGCACGGGGGGAAGCCCGGCAAAGCCGCGGCACTGA
- a CDS encoding glycosyltransferase family 2 protein codes for MKDAAALVDSEILIVFDADYVPSRGLIRQLVAPFFDPEVGAVMGRVVPLNADRGLLTRLLDIERSGGYQVDQQARMTLQLVPQYGGTTGGVRLAALKAIGGWSDDVLAEDTELTYRLLLRGWKTAYQNRAECYEEVPENWQVRSRQIARWAKGHNQSLARHFWGVIGSRRLRGIEKIDAVLLLCVYLMPALTLSALTLIILLFYLGRPLPFDGLLLGLGVFLYGSLGNFAAFFELAAGCYLDDKRASARLLPLNLLGFVTSVVAVTRATLDQLLFDRLFRREFVWHKTARYRTP; via the coding sequence CTGAAGGACGCCGCCGCGCTCGTCGACTCCGAGATCCTGATCGTGTTCGACGCGGACTACGTGCCGTCCCGCGGCCTCATCCGCCAGCTCGTCGCACCCTTCTTCGATCCCGAAGTCGGCGCGGTGATGGGTCGCGTCGTGCCGTTGAACGCCGATCGCGGGCTGCTTACGCGCCTCCTCGACATCGAGCGCTCGGGCGGGTACCAGGTCGACCAGCAGGCGCGGATGACGCTGCAGCTCGTGCCGCAGTACGGCGGCACCACCGGTGGCGTGCGCCTTGCCGCATTGAAGGCGATCGGCGGCTGGAGCGACGACGTCCTCGCCGAGGACACCGAGCTCACCTATCGCCTGCTGTTGCGCGGCTGGAAGACCGCATACCAGAACCGCGCGGAGTGCTACGAGGAAGTGCCGGAGAACTGGCAGGTGCGATCGCGACAGATCGCGCGCTGGGCGAAGGGGCACAACCAGTCGCTCGCGCGTCACTTCTGGGGCGTGATCGGCAGCCGGCGCCTGCGCGGCATCGAGAAGATCGATGCGGTGCTCCTGCTCTGCGTTTACCTGATGCCGGCGCTCACGCTCTCCGCGCTCACGCTCATCATCCTGCTGTTCTATCTCGGCCGCCCGCTGCCGTTCGACGGCCTGCTGCTCGGCCTCGGCGTGTTCCTCTATGGAAGCCTCGGCAACTTCGCCGCGTTCTTCGAGCTCGCCGCCGGCTGCTACCTCGATGACAAGCGTGCAAGCGCACGCCTGCTGCCGCTCAACCTGCTCGGCTTCGTCACCAGCGTGGTGGCCGTGACACGTGCGACGCTCGACCAGCTGCTGTTCGACCGCCTGTTCCGCCGCGAATTCGTCTGGCACAAAACGGCGCGGTATCGCACGCCATGA
- the wecB gene encoding UDP-N-acetylglucosamine 2-epimerase (non-hydrolyzing), whose translation MKPNPLRLMLVFGTRPEAIKMAPLVRALRADPEVEATVVVTGQHREMLRQVLDVFGIVPDADLDIMRPRQRVTDVLTRSLNALRPQFARFRPDMVLVHGDTTTTLAASLAAFYAHVPVGHVEAGLRTFDMQAPWPEEMNRRLTAPLAELHFAPTPRAAANLEREGIVGGVHITGNTVIDALLGAVRRIEDDVPLATRLACAFPFIDPARKLILVTAHRRENFDGGVEAITDALDRIAQRDDVQIVFPVHPNPRVHDVVEQRLAGHAHIHLVEPQDYLPFVWLMERCTLVLTDSGGIQEEAPSLGKPVLVLRDVTERPEAVAAGTVELVGTDADRIVSRVSRLLDDPTAYARMAHATNPYGDGAATGRIVQAIKAWWAARHASGAAEAHAPALT comes from the coding sequence ATGAAGCCGAATCCCCTCCGTCTGATGCTGGTCTTCGGGACCCGCCCCGAAGCGATCAAGATGGCGCCGCTGGTGCGGGCGCTGCGGGCGGATCCCGAGGTCGAGGCGACCGTGGTCGTCACCGGCCAGCATCGCGAGATGCTGCGCCAGGTGCTCGACGTATTCGGCATCGTGCCGGACGCCGATCTCGACATCATGCGGCCGCGCCAGCGCGTCACCGACGTGCTGACGCGCTCGCTCAACGCGCTTCGTCCGCAGTTCGCGCGCTTCCGGCCCGACATGGTGCTGGTGCACGGCGACACGACGACAACGCTCGCCGCATCGCTCGCCGCGTTCTATGCGCACGTGCCTGTGGGCCATGTCGAGGCCGGCCTGCGCACGTTCGACATGCAGGCGCCGTGGCCCGAAGAGATGAATCGCCGGCTCACCGCGCCGCTCGCCGAGCTGCATTTCGCGCCGACGCCGCGCGCGGCGGCGAATCTCGAGCGCGAAGGCATCGTCGGTGGCGTGCACATCACCGGCAACACGGTGATCGACGCGCTGCTGGGCGCCGTGCGCCGCATCGAGGACGACGTGCCGCTCGCCACGCGGCTCGCGTGCGCATTTCCTTTCATCGATCCCGCGCGCAAACTCATCCTCGTGACCGCGCATCGCCGCGAGAATTTCGACGGCGGCGTCGAGGCGATCACCGATGCACTCGACCGCATCGCGCAGCGCGACGACGTGCAGATCGTCTTCCCCGTGCATCCGAACCCGCGCGTGCACGACGTCGTCGAGCAGCGCCTCGCCGGTCACGCGCACATCCACCTCGTCGAACCGCAGGACTACCTGCCGTTCGTGTGGCTGATGGAGCGCTGCACGCTGGTGCTGACCGACTCGGGTGGCATCCAGGAAGAAGCGCCGTCACTCGGCAAGCCGGTGCTCGTGCTGCGCGACGTGACCGAGCGACCGGAAGCTGTCGCCGCCGGCACCGTCGAACTCGTCGGCACCGATGCCGATCGCATCGTCTCCCGAGTGTCGCGCCTGCTCGACGATCCCACCGCCTATGCGCGCATGGCGCATGCGACCAATCCCTATGGCGACGGCGCGGCAACGGGCCGCATCGTCCAGGCGATCAAGGCCTGGTGGGCGGCGCGACATGCGTCAGGCGCAGCCGAAGCGCACGCCCCGGCGCTGACCTGA